One genomic region from Prevotella sp. Rep29 encodes:
- a CDS encoding diphosphate--fructose-6-phosphate 1-phosphotransferase: protein MRRSIMQRARVNYEPVVPLALRHAVKVKEGVATNSVDDQEEIKKLFPNTYGLPIVEFVPGEEHESKRFNVGVILSGGPAPGGHNVITGIYDAIKKLHPDNKLYGFLLGPDGLVKHQYKELDQDLIDRYRNVGGFDLIGSGRTKLEQEEQFEKGLEIIRKLEINAIVIVGGDDSNTNACVLAEYYAEHHSGVQVIGCPKTIDGDLKNEYIEASFGFDTATKVYSELIGNIERDCNSARKYWHFIKLMGRSASHITLECGLKCQPNICIISEEVQEKDLTLNDIVNRIADAVVCRSQDGNNFGVVLVPEGLIEFIPAIGRLIDELNDLLAAHGSKYVNLDPEAQHDYIMAHLSKANAETFDTLPDDVAHQLSLDRDPHGNVQVSLIETERLLSKMVAANLKRREKEGTYNGKFKVMHHFFGYEGRCSAPSNYDATYCYALGMSAAQLIAHGKTGYMAVVRNTYDSPENWKAGGVPITMMMNMERRNGKMKPVIRKALVDLNGEPFKAYMEVRDQWARETLYVNPGPVQLWGPDEVCNQTTMTLALEHGVDLNLEP from the coding sequence ATGAGACGAAGCATTATGCAAAGAGCGAGAGTCAACTACGAACCCGTGGTTCCGTTGGCTTTGAGACATGCAGTGAAGGTAAAGGAAGGTGTCGCTACGAACAGCGTAGACGATCAGGAAGAAATCAAGAAACTTTTCCCCAATACATACGGACTCCCGATTGTTGAGTTCGTGCCGGGAGAAGAGCACGAAAGCAAACGGTTCAACGTGGGTGTCATCCTGAGTGGAGGACCAGCCCCTGGAGGTCATAACGTCATCACTGGCATATATGATGCCATCAAGAAATTGCATCCGGATAACAAGTTGTATGGCTTTTTACTGGGTCCGGACGGATTGGTGAAACATCAGTACAAGGAGCTTGACCAAGACCTGATTGACCGCTATCGGAATGTGGGAGGATTTGACCTTATCGGTTCCGGAAGAACAAAGTTGGAACAGGAGGAACAGTTTGAGAAAGGACTTGAAATTATCAGGAAACTGGAAATCAACGCCATCGTGATTGTGGGTGGTGACGATTCGAACACGAACGCCTGCGTTCTGGCTGAATATTATGCCGAGCATCATAGCGGCGTGCAGGTGATTGGCTGTCCGAAAACGATTGACGGCGATCTGAAAAATGAATATATCGAAGCGTCGTTCGGATTTGATACGGCGACAAAAGTCTATTCAGAGCTTATCGGCAACATCGAGAGAGACTGCAACTCGGCGCGGAAATATTGGCATTTCATCAAGCTGATGGGACGGTCGGCAAGCCATATCACATTGGAATGCGGACTTAAATGTCAGCCAAACATCTGTATTATCTCAGAAGAGGTTCAGGAGAAAGACCTGACGCTGAACGATATCGTCAACCGAATAGCCGACGCAGTAGTTTGTCGCTCACAAGACGGAAACAACTTCGGCGTAGTGCTCGTGCCGGAAGGACTTATTGAGTTTATACCGGCAATCGGACGCCTCATTGACGAACTCAACGACCTGTTGGCAGCGCACGGCTCTAAATATGTCAATCTCGATCCGGAAGCGCAGCACGACTACATCATGGCGCACCTGTCAAAAGCCAATGCGGAGACGTTCGACACGCTGCCAGACGATGTTGCCCACCAGCTTTCGCTTGACCGCGACCCGCACGGAAACGTCCAGGTTTCTCTCATAGAGACAGAGCGGCTTCTTTCTAAAATGGTGGCAGCCAACCTGAAACGCAGGGAAAAGGAGGGAACCTATAACGGGAAATTCAAGGTCATGCACCATTTCTTCGGATATGAGGGACGTTGCAGCGCACCGTCAAACTATGACGCAACCTATTGCTACGCATTGGGAATGAGTGCAGCACAACTCATCGCACACGGGAAAACCGGCTATATGGCAGTTGTAAGGAATACCTATGACAGTCCGGAAAACTGGAAAGCAGGCGGCGTACCCATCACAATGATGATGAACATGGAGCGGCGAAACGGCAAGATGAAGCCCGTCATCCGCAAGGCGTTGGTCGATCTGAATGGCGAACCGTTCAAAGCCTATATGGAGGTGAGAGACCAGTGGGCGAGAGAGACGCTCTACGTCAATCCGGGTCCCGTCCAACTGTGGGGACCGGATGAGGTCTGCAACCAGACAACTATGACTTTGGCGCTCGAGCATGGGGTTGATTTGAACCTTGAACCGTAG
- a CDS encoding glycoside hydrolase family 25 protein yields MNKKRSTGSVKATGNRNTRSRSLRTSIRRLPSWMRWGGAVVITAFYVWAFYYFFVSPFGFRWRALFGEPDYPQGYEIHGIDISHHQGKIDWSELRNAMIAKCPLRFVMIKATEGSGHIDENFQENFYQAREYGFIRGAYHFWSIKTPAREQANYFLSQVHLEEGDLPPVLDVENIPADISVEDFQREVLTWLHVVEDKYHVKPIIYTYYKFKESYLSDQRFDDYPYWIAHYYVDKVEYKGKWKFWQHTDVGRLPGIKGYVDLNIYNGSYYDLKKLTIGG; encoded by the coding sequence ATGAATAAAAAGCGGAGCACGGGGAGCGTTAAGGCTACAGGTAACAGGAACACTCGTAGCCGCTCCTTGCGCACATCCATACGACGGCTGCCTTCCTGGATGCGATGGGGAGGCGCCGTTGTTATCACCGCTTTTTATGTCTGGGCTTTTTATTACTTCTTTGTCAGTCCGTTCGGGTTCCGGTGGAGAGCACTTTTCGGTGAGCCGGATTATCCGCAGGGTTATGAGATACATGGCATAGATATCAGTCATCATCAGGGGAAAATAGACTGGAGTGAACTGAGAAACGCGATGATAGCCAAGTGTCCGTTGCGTTTTGTCATGATCAAGGCGACCGAGGGTTCGGGGCATATAGATGAAAACTTCCAGGAAAATTTCTATCAGGCAAGGGAGTACGGATTCATCAGGGGAGCCTACCACTTCTGGAGCATCAAGACACCTGCCAGGGAACAAGCCAATTATTTTCTCAGCCAAGTGCATCTGGAGGAGGGAGACCTGCCGCCTGTGCTCGATGTGGAGAACATTCCGGCAGACATCTCGGTCGAGGATTTCCAGCGCGAGGTGCTCACGTGGCTGCATGTCGTGGAAGACAAATACCATGTGAAGCCCATCATCTATACCTATTATAAATTTAAGGAGAGCTATCTGAGCGACCAGCGCTTCGATGATTACCCATACTGGATTGCCCACTACTATGTGGACAAGGTCGAGTATAAGGGGAAATGGAAGTTCTGGCAGCATACCGACGTGGGGCGACTGCCGGGAATCAAGGGGTATGTGGACCTAAATATCTATAACGGAAGCTATTACGACCTGAAGAAACTGACCATCGGTGGGTAG